In the genome of Indicator indicator isolate 239-I01 chromosome 8, UM_Iind_1.1, whole genome shotgun sequence, one region contains:
- the LOC128968697 gene encoding alcohol dehydrogenase class-3, with protein sequence MASGVIKCKAAVAWEAGKPLSLEEVEVAPPKAHEVRIKIVATAVCHTDAYTLSGADPEGCFPVILGHEGAGIVESVGEGVTNVKPGDTVIPLYIPQCRECKFCKNPKTNLCQKIRITQGKGLMPDGTSRFTCKGKQIYHFMGTSTFSEYTVVADISVAKIDAAAPLDKVCLLGCGISTGYGAAVNTAKVEPGSACAVFGLGGVGLAVIMGCKIAGASRIIGVDINKDKYAKAKEFGATECISPEDFKKPIQEVLVEMTDGGVDYSFECIGNVGVMRAALEACHKGWGVSVIVGVAAAGQEISTRPFQLVTGRTWKGTAFGGWKSVDSVPKLVTDYMSKKIKVDEFVTHTLPFNRINEAFELMHTGKSIRTVLKL encoded by the exons GTTATTAAATGCAAGGCTGCTGTTGCCTGGGAGGCAGGTAAACCCCTTTCTCTTGAGGAGGTGGAGGTTGCTCCACCAAAAGCTCATGAAGTTCGTATCAAG atagTTGCCACTGCTGTCTGTCACACTGATGCCTATACTCTGAGTGGTGCTGATCCTGAAGGATGTTTCCCTGTGATCTTGGGCCATGAAGGAGCAGGAATTGTGGAGAGTGTTGGGGAAGGAGTTACAAATGTAAAGCCag gGGACACTGTTATCCCTCTATACATCCCCCAGTGCAGAGAGTGCAAGTTCTGTAAGAACCCTAAAACAAATCTGTGCCAGAAGATAAG AATTACTCAAGGGAAAGGACTCATGCCTGATGGTACCAGCAGATTCACCTGCAAAGGAAAGCAGATTTACCACTTCATGGGAACTAGCACCTTCTCAGAGTATACTGTGGTGGCTGATATCTCAGTAGCCAAGATAGATGCTGCAGCACCACTCGATAAAGTGTGCCTGCTTGGTTGTGGAATCTCTACTGGCTACGGGGCTGCTGTTAACACTGCTAAG GTGGAGCCTGGCTCTGCATGTGCTGTCTTTGGTTTAGGAGGAGTTGGGCTGGCTGTTATTATGGGCTGTAAAATAGCAGGAGCATCCAGGATCATTGGCGTTGACATTAACAAGGATAAGTATGCCAAAGCCAAAGAGTTTGGAGCTACTGAGTGCATTAGCCCTGAAGACTTCAAGAAGCCCATACAGGAGGTGCTGGTTGAGATGACTGATGGTGGTGTAGACTACTCATTTGAGTGCATTGGTAATGTTGGAGTCATG AGGGCTGCCTTGGAGGCCTGCCACAAAGGCTGGGGAGTCAGCGTCATAGTTGGagtagctgctgctgggcaggagattTCTACACGGCCATTCCAGCTGGTAACTGGGCGGACATGGAAAGGAACTGCATTTGGAG GCTGGAAGAGCGTAGACAGTGTTCCGAAACTGGTGACTGACTACATGTCCAAAAAGATCAAAGTTGATGAATTTGTGACTCACACCCTGCCCTTTAACAGAATTAATGAGGCTTTTGAGCTGATGCATACAGGAAAGAG CATTCGAACTGTCCTAAAGCTTTAG